Proteins encoded by one window of Enterococcus saccharolyticus subsp. saccharolyticus:
- a CDS encoding MgtC/SapB family protein has product MTTTEMLLRMGLAVLVSGFIGFDREVKNRPAGIRTHILVCIGATIIAMIQENISATAFDFAQGHPEFQGIVRADESRLIAQVVSGIGFLGAGTIIVTKQSVQGLTTAASLWAVAGLGLAIGMGFYRVGLLGTIVILLVLSVLNRMIRMPEMRRLEISYHYSPEMHQLIHEAFEKQGVVVKDYMVSIQCEQPVIYEDSYLLEVPVGFSREELLATLLMHSEIQSIRLRSN; this is encoded by the coding sequence ATGACAACGACTGAGATGTTACTACGAATGGGTTTAGCTGTTTTAGTGTCAGGGTTTATTGGATTTGATCGTGAAGTGAAAAATCGTCCAGCGGGGATACGTACGCATATTTTAGTTTGTATTGGTGCGACAATTATTGCGATGATTCAAGAGAATATTTCTGCCACTGCTTTTGATTTTGCACAGGGGCATCCCGAATTTCAAGGAATTGTGCGTGCGGATGAATCGCGGTTGATTGCACAAGTCGTTAGCGGCATCGGTTTTTTAGGTGCGGGCACAATTATTGTCACAAAACAATCGGTACAAGGTTTGACGACGGCGGCATCTTTGTGGGCAGTTGCAGGATTAGGTTTGGCAATTGGCATGGGCTTTTATCGTGTCGGTTTATTAGGTACGATTGTCATTTTATTGGTGTTAAGTGTCTTAAATCGGATGATTCGTATGCCAGAAATGAGACGTTTAGAGATTAGTTATCACTATTCACCAGAAATGCACCAATTGATCCATGAGGCGTTTGAAAAACAAGGGGTTGTAGTGAAAGATTATATGGTATCTATCCAGTGTGAACAACCAGTTATTTACGAAGATAGTTATCTGTTAGAAGTGCCTGTAGGTTTTTCTCGAGAGGAGTTATTGGCAACTTTGCTGATGCACTCAGAAATTCAATCGATTCGCTTGCGTAGTAATTAA
- a CDS encoding alpha/beta fold hydrolase translates to MKIEVRRRLIGTIPLLEVVEQTALYEKRPLIIYYHGWQTQKELVLTQGRKLAQAGFRVLLPDAANHGERKNPVSTIPSLTFWQSIQTNLFEFSLLVDFFKQMDLVDEFIGVGGVSMGGMTTCGLLTHHPEISAAACVMGSPSYLGYRELLQTSVKNRGLSLPTDYEALTSWIEAYDLMTVYPTLPKRPLFFWHGKEDEKIPYTQVAEFVDAHQDESIQFISAEERHLVRGETMTQVTDFFIQAEKSL, encoded by the coding sequence ATGAAAATTGAAGTAAGACGTCGTTTAATTGGCACGATTCCTTTATTGGAAGTTGTTGAGCAAACGGCATTATATGAAAAACGACCATTGATTATCTATTATCACGGTTGGCAAACACAAAAGGAATTGGTTTTAACGCAAGGAAGAAAATTAGCCCAAGCTGGTTTTCGAGTGTTGCTGCCTGATGCTGCGAATCACGGAGAACGAAAAAATCCAGTGTCTACAATTCCGTCCTTAACGTTTTGGCAAAGTATTCAAACGAATTTATTTGAATTTTCGTTGCTCGTCGATTTTTTCAAGCAAATGGATTTAGTCGATGAATTTATTGGCGTTGGTGGCGTTTCGATGGGAGGTATGACCACCTGTGGATTACTGACACACCATCCAGAAATCTCAGCAGCAGCGTGTGTGATGGGTTCCCCTTCTTATTTAGGGTATCGGGAGTTACTGCAAACAAGTGTGAAAAATCGTGGGTTATCGTTGCCAACTGATTATGAAGCATTGACGAGTTGGATTGAAGCGTATGATTTGATGACTGTCTATCCTACTTTGCCGAAACGTCCGTTGTTCTTTTGGCATGGAAAAGAGGATGAAAAAATTCCCTATACGCAAGTCGCAGAATTTGTTGACGCACATCAAGATGAGTCCATTCAGTTTATTTCAGCTGAAGAACGTCATTTAGTCCGTGGTGAGACGATGACGCAGGTAACAGATTTTTTTATACAAGCAGAAAAGTCACTCTAA
- a CDS encoding sugar O-acetyltransferase translates to MELEESLQRMYNEQLYYADNPSLGVEQELYLEKLFHYNQLPPSKRAEKQALLNEMFAAIGEDCYIETPFHANWGGKHVYFGHHVYANFNLTLVDDCAIRVGNYVMFGPNVTVATGTHPIHPALRQKQAQYNLPVTIEDNVWIGASSVILPGITIGKNSVIGAGSIVTKDIPANVVAVGNPCRVLREISAHDLAYYHKDKKIDM, encoded by the coding sequence ATGGAATTAGAAGAAAGCTTGCAACGCATGTACAACGAACAACTTTATTATGCCGATAATCCATCTTTAGGTGTCGAACAAGAACTCTACCTAGAAAAATTATTTCACTACAATCAACTGCCTCCCTCAAAAAGAGCAGAAAAACAAGCCTTGCTTAACGAAATGTTCGCAGCAATTGGTGAAGACTGTTATATTGAAACGCCTTTTCACGCAAATTGGGGCGGAAAGCATGTGTACTTTGGACACCATGTCTATGCGAATTTTAACTTAACTTTAGTTGACGATTGCGCCATTCGTGTTGGGAATTATGTTATGTTTGGTCCAAATGTTACCGTAGCAACTGGGACACACCCCATTCATCCAGCGCTTCGACAAAAACAAGCCCAATATAACTTACCTGTTACCATCGAAGACAATGTCTGGATTGGTGCAAGCAGTGTGATTTTACCAGGCATAACAATTGGTAAAAATTCAGTTATTGGTGCCGGAAGTATTGTTACCAAAGATATTCCCGCCAATGTGGTGGCAGTTGGTAATCCTTGCCGTGTATTACGTGAGATTTCTGCTCATGATTTGGCGTATTATCATAAAGACAAAAAAATTGATATGTAA
- a CDS encoding rhodanese-related sulfurtransferase gives MDYRVLLYYNYTTIADPELFAKEHLAFCKSIGLKGRILVANEGINGTVSGTIEATDAYMAHMHADERFKDTWFKIDESEGHAFRKMFVRPRQELVALNLEDDINPRELTGKYLNPKEFKEALLDEDTIVLDARNDYEYDLGHFRGAVRPDIRSFRELPQWIRDNKEKFMDKKVVTYCTGGIRCEKFSGWLLREGIEDVAQLHGGIAMYGKDPEVQGELWDGKMYVFDDRISVEINQVDKQVVGKDWFDGTPCERYINCANPECNRQILTSEENEAKHLGGCCYECAANENNRYVVAHNISPEEREARLSAIAPEATA, from the coding sequence ATGGATTATCGCGTATTACTATATTATAATTACACAACAATTGCAGACCCTGAATTATTTGCAAAAGAGCACTTAGCATTTTGTAAATCAATTGGTTTAAAAGGACGTATTTTAGTTGCTAACGAAGGAATTAATGGTACTGTTTCAGGAACAATCGAAGCAACTGATGCGTATATGGCACACATGCATGCTGACGAACGTTTCAAAGATACTTGGTTCAAAATTGATGAATCAGAAGGACATGCCTTTAGAAAAATGTTTGTACGACCTCGTCAAGAATTAGTTGCTTTAAACTTAGAAGACGATATTAATCCACGTGAATTAACAGGAAAATATTTAAATCCAAAAGAATTCAAAGAAGCTTTGTTAGATGAAGATACGATTGTCTTAGATGCTCGTAATGATTACGAATATGATTTGGGACACTTCCGTGGTGCTGTTCGTCCAGATATTCGCAGCTTCCGTGAATTACCTCAATGGATTCGTGATAACAAAGAGAAATTTATGGATAAAAAAGTGGTTACTTATTGTACTGGTGGTATCCGCTGTGAAAAATTCTCTGGTTGGTTATTGCGTGAAGGTATAGAAGATGTTGCCCAATTACATGGCGGAATTGCGATGTATGGAAAAGACCCTGAAGTTCAAGGTGAACTATGGGATGGGAAAATGTATGTCTTTGACGACCGTATCAGTGTAGAAATTAATCAAGTGGATAAACAAGTGGTTGGGAAAGATTGGTTTGATGGCACACCTTGCGAACGTTACATTAACTGTGCAAATCCAGAATGTAACCGTCAAATTTTAACTTCTGAAGAAAATGAAGCCAAACACTTAGGTGGCTGTTGTTACGAATGTGCCGCCAACGAAAACAACCGTTACGTGGTTGCACATAATATCTCACCAGAAGAACGTGAAGCACGTTTATCAGCAATTGCACCAGAAGCAACGGCATAA
- a CDS encoding SPFH domain-containing protein, whose protein sequence is MEEKNTFHVNGYLGLFVLLGLMLAGIYLFYMGVTTESVFQIVTSIVIWIISILFISSLTIVSPNQAKAILFFGKYLGTIKSNGLFITTPLTQKINVSLKVRNFNSSLLKVNDNDGNPIEISAVVVFKVVDTAKALFDVDYYQDFVEIQSETAIRHIATQYPYDSFSDDDVTLRGNTGLVSDELAKELQERLAVAGVEVIETRLNHLAYSTEIASAMLQRQQARAILAARQTIVEGAVTMTQMALEQIEEGQEINFTDDRKVQLINNLLVSIITDRGTQPVINTGDVKETKSR, encoded by the coding sequence ATGGAAGAAAAGAATACATTTCATGTGAATGGTTACTTAGGATTGTTTGTGTTACTTGGATTAATGTTAGCAGGCATTTATTTATTTTATATGGGGGTTACTACAGAAAGTGTTTTCCAAATTGTCACGAGTATTGTGATTTGGATTATTTCGATTTTGTTTATTAGTTCGTTGACAATTGTTAGCCCCAATCAAGCAAAAGCGATTTTATTTTTTGGGAAATATTTAGGAACCATCAAATCAAATGGGTTGTTTATCACAACACCGTTAACACAAAAAATCAATGTATCCTTAAAAGTACGTAACTTTAACAGTTCGTTATTGAAAGTCAATGACAATGATGGCAATCCGATTGAAATTTCTGCAGTAGTCGTTTTTAAAGTGGTGGATACAGCAAAAGCGTTGTTTGATGTTGATTATTACCAAGATTTTGTAGAGATTCAAAGTGAAACAGCAATTCGTCATATTGCGACACAATATCCGTATGATTCATTCAGTGATGATGATGTGACGTTGCGTGGGAATACGGGATTGGTTTCGGATGAATTAGCTAAAGAATTACAAGAGCGTTTAGCAGTTGCGGGTGTGGAAGTAATTGAAACGCGTTTGAATCATCTAGCGTATTCTACTGAAATTGCGAGTGCGATGTTGCAACGTCAACAAGCAAGAGCTATTCTAGCTGCCCGTCAAACTATTGTGGAAGGTGCAGTTACGATGACACAAATGGCGTTAGAACAAATTGAAGAAGGACAAGAAATTAATTTTACTGACGATCGTAAAGTTCAATTAATTAATAATTTGTTAGTCTCAATTATTACCGACCGAGGAACACAACCTGTCATTAATACTGGAGATGTCAAAGAAACGAAATCAAGATAG
- a CDS encoding LURP-one-related/scramblase family protein, protein MKKLYIKQKVFSIGEKFTVTDENQQPRYFVEGSFFKIPKEFRILDENHREVGVITKKIFSLLPKFFVEVDGEEMITITKEFTFFKPKYSIDSHGIDVDGNWWDMDFDVRVHGKKIADINKKWFTWGDTYEVTIVDESFEQLIISLVIAIDCVKADESAASSASSS, encoded by the coding sequence ATGAAAAAGCTATATATTAAACAAAAAGTTTTTAGTATTGGTGAAAAGTTTACAGTGACCGATGAGAATCAACAACCGCGTTATTTTGTTGAAGGAAGTTTCTTTAAAATTCCTAAAGAATTCCGAATTTTAGACGAAAATCATCGTGAAGTGGGCGTGATTACGAAAAAAATCTTTTCATTATTGCCAAAATTCTTTGTTGAAGTTGATGGTGAAGAGATGATTACAATCACGAAAGAATTTACGTTTTTTAAGCCGAAATATTCGATTGATTCACATGGTATTGATGTGGATGGCAATTGGTGGGACATGGACTTTGACGTTCGTGTTCATGGGAAAAAAATTGCTGATATTAATAAGAAGTGGTTCACTTGGGGCGATACTTATGAAGTGACGATTGTGGATGAATCATTTGAACAACTGATTATTTCATTAGTGATTGCGATTGATTGTGTGAAAGCAGATGAGAGTGCCGCAAGTAGTGCTAGTAGTTCTTAG